The Miltoncostaea marina DNA window TCGCCAGCTGGCCGAGAACGCCGGCCTGGAGGGCTCGGTGGTGGTCGGCCAGATCAAGGAGAAGAAGGACGGCCAGGGCCTCAACGTCGACACCGGCGAGTACGTGGACCTGGTCAAGGCCGGCATCATCGACCCGGCCATGGTCACCCGCTCGGCCCTCCAGAACGCGGCCTCGATCGCGAAGAACATCATCACGACCGAGGCCGTCGTCGCCGACAAGCCCGAGGAGGGCGGCGCCGGCGGCGGCATGCCCGACATGGGCGGCATGGGCGGCATGATGTAAGCACCGGCCGCGCCGGTGTGAGGTTCGCGAAGGGGGCCCCTCGGGGCCCCCTTCGTCGTCCCGGGGGAGGATCGATGGACCGGAGCGGATGAGCGCGCGACGCGGCAGGGTGTTCTGGACGGCGACGGGCCTCATCGGGCTCGACACCATCCTGTTCACGATGGTGGTCCCCGCGCTTCCGGGCTTTCAGGACCGCCACGGGTTCTCGGACGCCGTGGGCGCCCTCATCTTCGCGGCGTTCCCGGTGGCGCAGCTCCTGGCGGCGCTCGGCGCCGCGGGCCTGGTGGACCGGGCCGGCCGCCGGCCGGTGATGGTGATGGCGGTAGTGATGCTGACGGCGGCGACGCTGGGCTTCGCGCTGGCGGACTCGCCCGGCCTGCTCGCCGCCGCGCGCGCGGTGCAGGGCCTCGCGGCCGGGCTCGTCTGGACGGCGGCCCTCGCGGCGATCAGCGACGTGTACCCCAGCTCCGAGCTCGGCCTGCGGATCGGCCTCGCCGAGACGGCGGGCGGGGCGCTCGGCCTCGTGGGACCGCTGGCGGGCGGCCTGCTGATCGACGCCGTCGGCCTCGACGAGGCGTTCCTGCTGGCGGCGATCCTGCCGGCGCTCGCCGTGGTCCCCACGCTGCTCGTGCCGGAGACGCGTCGCCCGGGGCACGGGGCGCCGCCGCGCCTGCTGCCGGCGCTGGCGCGCCTCGGCCGGGTGCGCGAGGCGCGGGTCGCCGTCGCCGCGCTCGCGCTGGTCGCGGGGACGCTCGCGCTGCTCGAGCCGCTGCTGCCCCTCGACCTCGACGAGCGCCTCGGCCTGTCGTCGACCGCAGTGGGCCTGGTGTTCGCCGCCGGCCTGCTGGCTCACTTCACGCTGCTGCCGGTCGCGGGGCGCTGGTCGGACCGGCGCGGCCGGCGCGGGCCGCTGCTCGTGGGCGGGCTGCTGATGGCCGCGGGGTTGCCGCTGGTCGGCGTGGGCCCGGCATGGTCGGTCGCGATCGCCTTCGCCGTGGTCGGCGCCGGCATGGCCGCCCTGGCGGCGCCGACCGGCCCCCTCATGGTGGAGTCGGTCGATCGGGCGGGCATGGCCGGCAGCTACGGGCTGAGCTCCGCGGTGCTGACGGTGGTCTTCGCCGCCGGCTACACCGCCGGCCCGCTGCTCGGGGCCGGGGCGAGCGCCCTGCTGCCGTTCACCGCCACGGTCGCGCTCGCCGCGGCGCTCGCCCTGGTGGTGGCCGTGCTGGCCGCGCGCGGCCTCCCGCCGGAGCAGGCGGACGAGCCCGCTTTGGCCACCCGGCCAAAGGGCGGATGAGGGGGCCGCTGGTACCGTCGCGCCGCTGTGCGAGGCCGCCGCGGAGGGCGCCGTGCCGCTGTTCACCGACTACAGGACCGACGGCTTCTTCGACGAGATGTTCGAGGAGCCCGACCGTCCCCGCGAGGCCTACGCGCGCCTGTTCGACGGCCTGCGCGAG harbors:
- a CDS encoding MFS transporter, with amino-acid sequence MSARRGRVFWTATGLIGLDTILFTMVVPALPGFQDRHGFSDAVGALIFAAFPVAQLLAALGAAGLVDRAGRRPVMVMAVVMLTAATLGFALADSPGLLAAARAVQGLAAGLVWTAALAAISDVYPSSELGLRIGLAETAGGALGLVGPLAGGLLIDAVGLDEAFLLAAILPALAVVPTLLVPETRRPGHGAPPRLLPALARLGRVREARVAVAALALVAGTLALLEPLLPLDLDERLGLSSTAVGLVFAAGLLAHFTLLPVAGRWSDRRGRRGPLLVGGLLMAAGLPLVGVGPAWSVAIAFAVVGAGMAALAAPTGPLMVESVDRAGMAGSYGLSSAVLTVVFAAGYTAGPLLGAGASALLPFTATVALAAALALVVAVLAARGLPPEQADEPALATRPKGG